TCTGGGAGAAGAGAGTGCCGTCCGGAAAATGACTGGAAATATTTTTGGCGAAGAGATACTGGAACAGGTCTTCGGCGATAAAACGGATATTGCCATTGTGGTGACGGGCAAGGATGATATCAATATCATGATCGGCCAGATGATCAAACTGAAAAGAAATGTCGGAAGGGTGATCGTCCGCATATTTGATCCACCCCTGGCGGAAGTGTACCAGAAACTTGGACTTGAAACGATCTGTCCAACCAATTTTGCCCTGGACAACATTATTAACCTGGTTCATCGATAAGAGAAGAAACCTTTATGTATATTATTATTGTTGGAGCCGGAAAAGTGGGTGCCAACCTGGC
This window of the Nitrospirota bacterium genome carries:
- a CDS encoding TrkA family potassium uptake protein; the encoded protein is MRIVVIGSGRLGASVARNLAKESHQVTIVDKDEAKFRNLGEESAVRKMTGNIFGEEILEQVFGDKTDIAIVVTGKDDINIMIGQMIKLKRNVGRVIVRIFDPPLAEVYQKLGLETICPTNFALDNIINLVHR